The nucleotide window GGGGGCCACGATTTCGGAGGGCACGATTTCGGTGGCGGCGTCGGCGGCTTCGGGGGCGGCGGCGACACCGTCGGCATCCACGAGGGTCACATCTCGGCGATAACGATAACCAAGGAGAAGAAGGTCCACGTCCCGGTTCCCTATCCCGTCAAGGTTCACGTAGATCGGCCGTATCCAGTTCACGTCCCGGCGCCTTACCCAGTCACCGTCGAAAAGCACGTCCCCTATCCCGTCGAGAAACACGTTCCGTATCCAGTCAAGGTGCCGGTTAAGGTTCCCTACCCCGTAAAAGTACCCTACAAGGTCCCCTACCCCGTTCACAAGCCAGTTCCGTATCCCGTGAAAGTGCCCGTCGTCGTCAAGGAGCCTTACCCGGTATTCGTTAAGGAGCATCATCACCACGAGGGTGGTGAATTCGGCGGTGGATACGGTGGGGGATTCGGGGGATCCCACGGGTTCGAGTCCTTCGGTCATCACTAGATAATTTCCCTAGATCGTTTCTTTTACCCCAGATTTTATCGGGCACTTATATCGATGCATGTTTgcgattattttttgatttttttttttgattttttaagcAAAGAGAGAAAGGTAAACGAGAACTGTGTGAATTTGTGATTGCAATGTGTAAAACAAGATGGCGCTGAGGACTTGGTTTTTGCCGGATTAGTTTATGGTTAATTATGTCGATTCGAGAGTACTGACAATTCGGTGCAAGCTGTCAAGCTTTAGTTTTTTCACGTTCAACGAATGGATTACAAAAAATACGACGAAAAAGGTtgttcaaaattaaatatggcATGGTTCAATATGGCGCTGCGGCGGCATATTTTCATTACCGACAGAGTCGACTCTCGTTATGACAAATTCAATCGTAACATATCGTCCATTCAATCGTAATCGCGTATTAAAGAAAACAGTGACGATTTTATGCGAGTAATTTACAAAAAGCTTGACAGATACTTTCGAAAAATACTTGATCACGATAATCCTGAATCAAAATCCACCCGCTTTCCACACCGATTTGGAAGAGGGGAAAGTCTCCCTGTAAGGATAAACGGTGTTGCAGCACGAGACGAATTCGTGATCACATTTCCAGTCACGTTTCTGTTGGAAATCATATTGGCACTCTCAATGatgcgttgaaaaatttcgcagcGTTGAAGATATATATTCTCACTACAGAAGAGGAGAAGTTTGAGATTATTCGCAGTACGGTTCACCGCATCTTTCTCTCAGTGtttgataaatgaattttgatacGAATGTTCAGGAGAAGGGAAATTATGTAGGGTAACTCTGATTTGCGGACCTCAAAAGttattacgtatatttttaattttatactgattttttttttttttactacgttcgaatcaaattttgctcaattttattatatataaggTCACTGTGAAATGCGTATAAAGTATAAGATATCTCTGAAAAATTCTGTACGATATCctgatatttattattttccattttcaccGAAGTAAATTTATCTCGCTTATcgcttaaaaattttcgaaaaaatatgtttgattTGTTAAAATCGTATGTTCGGATAAATTTACGTAAATTGATAATTCTGTATATAAGAGTTCAAAATCTAGACTATAAATTTCAGGGATCTCGgtggtaaagaaaaattataaatatacaaatatagataaataaatcaatagaTCGTCTTGTATTTTAAGTGTAAGAACAATACCTAGTCTAAGAATAAGATTGTATACATctgtaatattaaataaaaatatgcgaGAAAATATAAGAACGAGTTTCCGTCTTGTgaccgaaatttttcacgagatttcattaaattaacaatttataaTAACCGATTATAGAAGCTATGTTGATAATTAACATaaaattcgtttgaaaattaagtcAAGTTCGGTATTTCTTTACACATGCGAGTTAatattatgaatgaaaaacacATTATCATCAGGCTTACATTTCCGCACTTTCTGCGCTGCTTCTAACAGTAACTCAACTAATTTCATTGGTAATTTCCTGCACCTGAACACGTAACATTATTCCCGCAAAGAGAAGCGAAAGAAACTTTTACGCAACAGACTTGCTTATGTATAAATGCATATTgcagtaaataatatttcaccgTGGCACTTATAATGCCAGTTACCACATTCGAGTGTGTTATTACGAAGCGTTACGCGATACGCATCATCCAAAAGGACACGTTATGCGGCTTTATCTTCGTCTCGAGTTCAACTGCAGGCAATAATCTCTATTAGAAAGTCGAGTTCGACAATAATATTTCACATGTgcagaagagaagaaaatcaaACCGCTACTCTGTTGGAATGATTACAAAAATACCTGCGATAAGACGGGTATCAGACAGTttcaatcgaattttcaaactaaTTCCCATTCCCTCCAACCGTTCATTTCACccatcatttgaaaaaaattttttttacatctttatTACGACTATATAACTAATGTCTCTAAGGAGTTCATAGCTGTAGGAATACTGTGAAGCCCTTTCTGAAGGTGCAGCTTGGTAATCAATTATACGGATGATTACGCGTGAGGCATATTCTACGTATATACGCACACTCAGGCTTGTTATTAATGAATAtttgtgtataattatcagataAAACAATCGGGAGAGTAGGTACAATACGtccgtatatacatatacatatatgtataccaacTTCGAAGCTCCGCTGTAATTATCACACGAATTAATTACAGTTCGGTAGATACTATACACCGTTCATACCACGCGTGTCTTGTAACTTGTGTATACACGCACACCTACAAACCACGAATCACACAGGTAGATGGAATTCGCGAAACCTCAGGTTCAGAGAAATTCGGCTCGTTAATCATTACAGGAATACCGGGAAACTAATTACAACAATCAAAACAACTCTATCGCCACGGTTCGAATTTcgaaactgaaattttgatCATCGTTTTAACAGGTAGATTAACGTAGTTTACAATCATTGTCAGTACTAATTCAAACGACGATTCCTCATATTTGAGTTTTCGGAATTTAGTCTCAGtaatttatttgataaaaaaaaaaaaaaaaatcactcgaaTTATCGACGGGCAAGATGTCGATAACATTTTTCACGAACTAGAACGAGTATCCGAAAGCTGTTGCTGGAATGAGGGAATTTTCAGATGCAATATCTTATGGTTGTTGAGAAGGAATTTCGGAGGTGTGAGAAAAATAGTGGATGCATTGCTAAACATTATTCCGTTCAGCTTGCTATAGGAATTTTTCCCGACTTCAATTCCGATTGAATTCAACAATTCGAAacattgtaataaaaagatCACTATAACACGAAAGTTGAACACAACAACATTGTTagatacaaaattttgtacagtgtaataaattataagttaATACGTGAATATTGTATACGAAGTTCCGATCGATCAAGCTGAATcaagaattcaaatttcggTGTCGAAAATGGGGAAACTACGTCCAAGTATTGCACTGATCCACAGTTTCGTTTGCCATTGGAAGACTTTTCGATCAAGTTCGAtcgatcgaaatttcaaaacg belongs to Neodiprion lecontei isolate iyNeoLeco1 chromosome 5, iyNeoLeco1.1, whole genome shotgun sequence and includes:
- the LOC107219514 gene encoding uncharacterized protein LOC107219514 — protein: MRNYADKFKVILLLGLAYSAACIAEEAADEKKSASALPSEDKSKPKRGLDLGYGGFGGHDFGGHDFGGHDFGGGVGGFGGGGDTVGIHEGHISAITITKEKKVHVPVPYPVKVHVDRPYPVHVPAPYPVTVEKHVPYPVEKHVPYPVKVPVKVPYPVKVPYKVPYPVHKPVPYPVKVPVVVKEPYPVFVKEHHHHEGGEFGGGYGGGFGGSHGFESFGHH